From the Amycolatopsis thermoflava N1165 genome, one window contains:
- a CDS encoding STAS domain-containing protein produces the protein MAEQGAPGGGPGRDQLRVGVDVLDRELVVRVAGDVDLDSATHLEQALTESAERLPPVLVVDLTGVAYFGSAGMRVLVGLQQRCGGATRVRVVASDQRVLRPMEITGLTEVLDVRPTLADALRC, from the coding sequence ATGGCTGAGCAAGGTGCTCCCGGGGGCGGGCCGGGGCGCGACCAGCTGCGCGTCGGCGTCGACGTCCTGGACCGCGAGCTCGTGGTGCGGGTCGCGGGCGACGTCGACCTGGACAGCGCCACGCACCTGGAGCAGGCCCTGACCGAGTCGGCCGAACGGCTGCCGCCGGTGCTGGTCGTCGACCTGACCGGTGTGGCGTACTTCGGCTCCGCCGGGATGCGGGTGCTGGTCGGGTTGCAGCAGCGCTGCGGCGGCGCCACGCGCGTCCGGGTGGTCGCCTCCGACCAGCGCGTGCTGCGGCCGATGGAGATCACCGGGCTCACCGAGGTGCTCGACGTCCGCCCCACGCTGGCCGACGCGCTGCGCTGCTGA
- a CDS encoding phosphoketolase has translation MSTAEAPARAALSGRELSQVDRQWRAANYLAAGQIYLMDNPLLREPLAPAHVKPRLLGHWGTSPGLTFVYAHLNRAIVTHDLDAIFVTGPGHGGPALLAHTWLEGSYPELTPDVTQDAAGMRTLFREFSFPGGVPSHVAPVVPGSIHEGGELGYSLAHAFGAAFDNPDLLVACVIGDGEAETGPLATSWHANKFLDPVHDGAVLLVLHLNGYKIANPTVLSRIPRDELDDLLRGYGYQPYHVEGSEPAAMHQAMAATLDDIVAEIRGIQAAARSGAATGRPRWPVIVLRSPKGWTGPSEVDGVPVEGTWRAHQVPLPAVRENPDHLAALERWLRSYRPEELFDADGRPTPEVTALIPSGVRRMGANPHANGGALLRPLDLPERRDYAPRVAEPGTTVHEPTRVLGRYLREVTERSAGRRNFRLFGPDETASNRLDAVYQATGKGWQAAIEPADEHLSRDGRVLEVLSEHLCQGWLEGYLLTGRHGLFSCYEAFVHIVDSMVNQHIKWLRSSRDIPWRRPVASLNYLLTSHVWRQDHNGFSHQDPGFIDHVANKSSEVVRVYLPPDTNTLLTVADHCLRSRDYVNVVVAGKNDTPDWLDAEEAALHCARGAGIWEWAGTHPGHEPDVVLACAGDAPTLEVLAAVTLLREHLPELAVRVVNVVDLMRLQPDTEHPHGMTDREFDALFTRDRPVIFAYHGYPWLIHRLAYRRANHAGLHVRGYTERGTTTTPFDMLVLNDMDRFQLVIDVIDRVPGLLRTAGTTRQAMADARARHRRWIREHGEDLPEVREWRWTR, from the coding sequence GTGAGCACCGCCGAGGCGCCGGCACGTGCCGCACTGAGCGGCCGGGAACTGTCCCAAGTGGACCGTCAGTGGCGCGCCGCGAACTACCTCGCGGCGGGCCAGATCTACCTGATGGACAACCCGCTGCTGCGCGAGCCGCTGGCGCCGGCGCACGTCAAGCCGCGGCTGCTCGGCCACTGGGGCACCTCGCCCGGCCTGACCTTCGTCTACGCGCACCTCAACCGGGCCATCGTGACGCACGACCTGGACGCGATCTTCGTGACCGGGCCGGGGCACGGCGGGCCCGCGCTGCTGGCGCACACCTGGCTGGAGGGCAGCTATCCCGAGCTGACGCCGGACGTCACACAGGACGCGGCGGGCATGCGGACCCTGTTCCGCGAGTTCTCGTTCCCCGGCGGGGTGCCCAGCCACGTCGCCCCGGTGGTGCCCGGCTCGATCCACGAGGGCGGCGAGCTGGGCTACTCGCTGGCGCACGCGTTCGGCGCCGCGTTCGACAACCCGGACCTGCTGGTCGCCTGTGTGATCGGCGACGGCGAAGCCGAGACGGGGCCGTTGGCCACGAGCTGGCACGCGAACAAGTTCCTCGACCCGGTGCACGACGGCGCGGTGCTGCTGGTCCTGCACCTCAACGGCTACAAGATCGCCAACCCGACGGTCCTGTCCCGGATCCCGCGCGACGAGCTGGACGACCTCCTGCGGGGTTACGGCTACCAGCCTTACCACGTCGAAGGCTCCGAGCCGGCGGCGATGCACCAGGCGATGGCCGCGACGCTCGACGACATCGTCGCCGAGATCCGGGGCATCCAGGCGGCGGCGCGGTCCGGCGCCGCGACCGGACGGCCGCGGTGGCCGGTGATCGTGCTGCGCAGCCCGAAGGGCTGGACCGGGCCGTCCGAAGTGGACGGTGTGCCGGTCGAGGGCACGTGGCGCGCGCACCAGGTGCCGCTGCCCGCGGTGCGGGAGAACCCGGACCACCTGGCGGCGCTGGAGCGCTGGCTGCGGTCCTACCGGCCGGAGGAGCTGTTCGACGCCGACGGGCGCCCCACGCCGGAGGTGACCGCGCTGATCCCGTCCGGCGTCCGTCGCATGGGCGCGAACCCGCACGCCAACGGCGGCGCGCTGCTGCGGCCGCTCGACCTGCCCGAGCGGCGCGATTACGCGCCGCGGGTCGCCGAACCGGGCACGACCGTGCACGAACCGACCCGCGTGCTGGGCCGCTACCTGCGGGAGGTGACCGAGCGCAGCGCGGGCAGGCGGAACTTCCGGCTGTTCGGCCCGGACGAGACGGCGTCCAATCGGCTCGACGCGGTCTACCAGGCCACCGGCAAGGGCTGGCAGGCCGCGATCGAGCCGGCCGACGAGCACCTGTCCCGCGACGGCCGGGTGCTGGAGGTGCTGTCGGAGCACTTGTGCCAGGGCTGGCTGGAGGGCTACCTGCTCACCGGGCGGCACGGGCTGTTCTCCTGCTACGAGGCGTTCGTGCACATCGTCGACTCGATGGTCAACCAGCACATCAAATGGCTGCGCAGCTCGCGGGACATCCCGTGGCGGCGCCCGGTGGCCTCGCTGAACTACCTGCTCACCTCCCATGTGTGGCGGCAGGATCACAACGGCTTCTCGCACCAGGACCCCGGCTTCATCGACCACGTGGCCAACAAGAGCAGCGAGGTCGTGCGGGTGTACCTGCCCCCGGACACGAACACGCTGCTGACCGTCGCCGACCACTGCCTGCGCAGCCGGGACTACGTCAACGTGGTCGTGGCCGGCAAGAACGACACCCCGGACTGGCTCGACGCCGAGGAGGCGGCGCTGCACTGCGCCCGCGGCGCCGGGATCTGGGAATGGGCCGGCACCCATCCCGGCCACGAGCCCGACGTCGTGCTGGCCTGCGCGGGCGACGCCCCGACGCTGGAGGTGCTGGCCGCCGTCACGCTGCTGCGGGAGCACCTGCCGGAGCTGGCGGTGCGGGTGGTGAACGTGGTCGACCTGATGCGGCTGCAACCGGACACCGAGCACCCGCACGGCATGACCGACCGCGAGTTCGATGCGTTGTTCACCCGGGACCGGCCGGTGATCTTCGCCTACCACGGCTACCCGTGGCTGATCCACCGGCTGGCCTACCGTCGCGCCAACCACGCGGGGCTGCACGTGCGCGGCTACACGGAGCGCGGGACGACCACGACGCCGTTCGACATGCTGGTGCTCAACGACATGGACCGGTTCCAGCTGGTGATCGACGTGATCGACCGGGTGCCCGGGCTGCTGCGGACGGCGGGCACGACCCGGCAGGCGATGGCCGACGCGCGCGCCCGGCACCGCCGGTGGATCCGCGAGCACGGCGAGGACCTGCCGGAGGTCCGCGAGTGGCGCTGGACCCGGTGA
- a CDS encoding AAA family ATPase, with translation MPETGIDVRETHIGAVFLVGDRAYKLKKPVDLGFLDFTDRATRERVCHREVELNRRLSPDVYLGVADLHGPDHRVCEHLVVMRRMPEDRRLSTLVRAGAPLEHTVRVLARTVARFHAAAERGPRISEQGSREAIRRRWEDSFAQVRPFHGVVLHQETAGEIERLTREFLDGRDALFERRLSEGRVVDGHGDLLADDIFCLDDGPRVLDCLEFDDRLRWVDGLDDVAFLAMDLERLGAAGLAGQLLDDYAEFSGDPAPPALRHHYTAYRAFVRVKVACLRFAQGDDSAAGLARAYAGIALSHLRLGRPRMILVGGLPASGKSTLAGAVADRLGAAVLRSDRIRKELAGITPEDSAAAGYREGLYGPESTRLTYDEMLHRAGELLALGETVVLDASWSEAHHRLAAAKAAERAGSPLAQLRCWAPETVTAHRLATRTGSLSDATPEILQHMATDVHPWPEAHTVLTAGTTEDSLAQALAYLD, from the coding sequence ATGCCGGAGACCGGGATCGACGTCCGCGAGACCCACATCGGGGCGGTGTTCCTCGTGGGTGACCGCGCCTACAAGCTCAAGAAGCCGGTGGACCTCGGGTTCCTCGACTTCACCGACCGCGCCACGCGGGAACGGGTGTGCCACCGGGAGGTCGAGCTCAACCGGCGCCTGTCGCCCGACGTGTACCTCGGCGTGGCCGACCTGCACGGCCCGGACCACCGGGTGTGCGAGCACCTGGTGGTGATGCGCCGCATGCCCGAGGACCGCAGGCTGTCCACCCTGGTCCGCGCCGGGGCGCCGCTGGAACACACGGTTCGCGTGCTCGCCCGGACGGTGGCGCGCTTCCACGCCGCCGCCGAACGCGGGCCGCGCATCAGCGAGCAGGGCTCGCGGGAGGCGATCCGGCGGCGCTGGGAGGACAGCTTCGCGCAGGTCCGCCCGTTCCACGGCGTCGTGCTGCACCAGGAGACCGCCGGCGAGATCGAGCGGCTGACCCGCGAGTTCCTCGACGGGCGGGACGCGTTGTTCGAGCGGCGGCTGAGCGAGGGGCGCGTTGTGGACGGTCACGGCGACCTCCTCGCCGACGACATCTTCTGCCTCGACGACGGTCCGCGCGTGCTGGACTGCCTGGAGTTCGACGACCGGCTGCGCTGGGTCGACGGCCTCGACGACGTCGCCTTCCTCGCCATGGACCTCGAACGCCTCGGCGCGGCCGGGCTCGCCGGGCAGCTCCTCGACGACTACGCCGAGTTCTCCGGCGACCCCGCTCCCCCGGCGCTGCGCCACCACTACACCGCCTACCGCGCGTTCGTGCGCGTCAAGGTCGCCTGCCTGCGGTTCGCCCAGGGCGACGACAGCGCCGCCGGACTCGCCCGCGCCTACGCCGGCATCGCGCTGAGCCACCTGCGGCTCGGACGGCCGCGGATGATCCTCGTCGGCGGGTTGCCCGCGTCCGGCAAGTCGACCCTGGCCGGAGCGGTCGCCGACCGGCTGGGCGCCGCGGTGCTGCGCAGCGACCGCATCCGCAAGGAGCTGGCCGGCATCACTCCGGAGGACAGCGCGGCCGCGGGCTACCGCGAAGGCCTCTACGGTCCGGAGTCGACGAGACTGACCTACGACGAGATGCTGCACCGCGCCGGCGAACTGCTCGCGCTCGGCGAGACCGTCGTGCTGGACGCCTCCTGGTCGGAGGCGCACCACCGGCTCGCCGCGGCGAAGGCCGCCGAGCGCGCGGGCAGCCCGCTGGCGCAGCTCCGCTGCTGGGCGCCGGAAACGGTCACCGCCCACCGGCTGGCCACCCGGACCGGCTCGCTCTCGGACGCGACGCCGGAAATCCTGCAGCACATGGCCACCGACGTGCACCCCTGGCCGGAGGCGCACACCGTGCTGACGGCCGGCACCACCGAGGACTCGCTCGCGCAGGCGCTGGCCTACCTGGACTGA
- a CDS encoding universal stress protein, with protein sequence MAREQKAVLAGVDGSARALDAVRWAARDAALRKRPLRLIHVGEDADCLAAAEDAAAVPGVEIRRGARTGHPAQRLIEESATASVVVLGSHGLGGFPGMLLGSVAGALAAHAHCPVVVVRGAPSEDAPVVAGIDASPGGDAALAFALDEANLRRVPLLAVHTWTDMTMGETWSVLPIDADYGAVAEDERRLLAERLAGWREKYPDVDVRPVVVRDRPVRGLLTAGRDAQLIVVGSRGRADFGGVGLGSTSQALLHHGPCPVAVVR encoded by the coding sequence ATGGCGCGTGAACAGAAGGCGGTGCTCGCCGGTGTCGACGGTTCGGCACGGGCACTGGACGCGGTGCGCTGGGCGGCGCGGGACGCCGCGTTGCGGAAGCGGCCGTTGCGGCTGATCCACGTCGGGGAGGACGCGGACTGCCTCGCCGCGGCCGAGGACGCGGCGGCGGTTCCGGGCGTGGAGATCCGGCGTGGGGCGCGAACCGGCCACCCCGCGCAACGCCTGATCGAGGAATCGGCCACCGCCTCGGTGGTGGTGCTCGGCTCGCACGGGCTCGGCGGGTTCCCCGGCATGCTGCTCGGGTCCGTCGCGGGCGCGCTCGCGGCGCACGCGCACTGTCCGGTCGTCGTGGTGCGCGGCGCCCCGTCGGAGGACGCTCCCGTGGTCGCCGGGATCGACGCCTCGCCGGGCGGTGACGCGGCGCTGGCGTTCGCGCTCGACGAAGCGAACCTGCGCCGCGTGCCGCTGCTCGCGGTGCACACCTGGACCGACATGACGATGGGGGAGACCTGGTCGGTGCTGCCGATCGACGCCGACTACGGCGCCGTCGCCGAGGACGAGCGCCGTCTGCTGGCCGAGCGGCTCGCCGGGTGGCGGGAGAAGTACCCGGACGTGGACGTGCGCCCGGTGGTGGTGCGTGACCGTCCGGTGCGCGGGCTGCTCACGGCCGGCCGGGATGCCCAGCTCATCGTGGTGGGCTCGCGCGGGCGCGCCGATTTCGGCGGCGTGGGGCTGGGTTCGACGAGCCAGGCGCTGCTGCACCACGGCCCGTGCCCGGTGGCGGTCGTCCGGTGA
- a CDS encoding universal stress protein, protein MHGNAIVVGVDGSAEATRALRWAAEAARQRREPLHIVHGFAPITGFDGAGLAVLQQAHDELVDAADDLVADAVRTAREAGGPDLTITTDRPTESGAPALIEASRAARTVVLGCSGTGGFTGMLVGSTTVEVAAHARCPVVIVRGRENADGPVVVGVDGSPVGERALAAAFEEASWRGAGLVAVHVWSDVDSGGYPSMVPIALDWEEIAADERRLLAERLAGWQEKYPDVVVERVVARDRPRRQLLSWSAKAQLVVVGSRGRGGFRGLLLGSTSQALIHHAQCPVMVVRPGSGS, encoded by the coding sequence ATGCACGGCAACGCGATCGTCGTCGGCGTGGACGGCTCCGCGGAGGCCACGCGCGCCCTGCGGTGGGCCGCCGAGGCGGCCCGGCAGCGCCGCGAACCCCTGCACATCGTCCACGGCTTCGCGCCGATCACCGGCTTCGACGGCGCCGGTCTCGCGGTACTGCAGCAGGCCCACGACGAGCTGGTCGACGCCGCCGACGACCTGGTCGCCGACGCCGTCCGGACCGCCCGCGAGGCCGGCGGACCGGATCTGACGATCACCACCGACCGGCCGACCGAGAGCGGAGCGCCGGCCCTGATCGAAGCTTCCCGCGCCGCGCGGACCGTCGTGCTCGGCTGTTCCGGCACCGGCGGGTTCACCGGGATGCTGGTCGGCTCGACGACCGTCGAGGTCGCCGCGCACGCGCGGTGCCCGGTGGTAATCGTCCGCGGGCGCGAGAACGCGGACGGCCCGGTGGTCGTCGGCGTCGACGGCAGCCCGGTCGGCGAGCGCGCGCTCGCCGCCGCGTTCGAGGAGGCGTCGTGGCGCGGCGCGGGGCTGGTCGCGGTGCACGTGTGGTCCGATGTGGACTCCGGGGGCTACCCGTCGATGGTGCCGATCGCGCTGGACTGGGAGGAGATCGCCGCCGACGAGCGGCGGCTGCTGGCCGAGCGTCTCGCCGGGTGGCAGGAGAAGTACCCGGACGTGGTCGTGGAGCGGGTCGTCGCGCGGGACCGGCCGCGGCGCCAGTTGCTGAGCTGGAGCGCCAAGGCCCAGCTGGTCGTGGTGGGCAGCCGCGGCCGGGGCGGGTTCCGCGGCCTCCTGCTCGGCTCGACCAGCCAGGCGCTGATCCACCACGCGCAGTGCCCGGTGATGGTCGTCCGGCCGGGGTCCGGCTCGTGA
- a CDS encoding HPP family protein, producing the protein MRIRELMSSPVVGVTTGATLEEAAALMLDRGYTTLPVLTAAGELVGLVTEGDLAAARYAPELRGRTGPDGGVMLGIDAITVGSVMRVAALAVPADADVAEVATGLVDSHQRCLPVVDHGKVVGIVSWRDLLTHLLNARAVR; encoded by the coding sequence ATGCGGATACGGGAACTGATGAGCTCGCCGGTCGTCGGCGTCACCACCGGGGCGACGCTGGAGGAGGCGGCCGCGCTGATGCTCGACCGCGGCTACACCACGCTGCCGGTGCTGACCGCGGCAGGCGAACTCGTCGGCCTGGTCACCGAGGGCGACCTCGCCGCCGCGCGGTACGCCCCGGAGCTGCGGGGCCGGACCGGACCGGACGGCGGTGTCATGCTCGGCATCGACGCGATCACGGTCGGGTCGGTGATGCGGGTCGCGGCGCTGGCCGTGCCTGCCGACGCGGACGTCGCGGAGGTGGCGACCGGTCTGGTCGATTCGCACCAGCGCTGCCTGCCGGTGGTCGACCACGGCAAGGTGGTCGGCATCGTCAGCTGGCGCGACCTGCTGACGCACCTGCTGAACGCACGGGCCGTGCGGTGA
- a CDS encoding acetate/propionate family kinase: MRVLTLNPGSSSLKAALHDGDVVDTRTWQAADARTDERAVSEALAEWGPPGCVAVRFVHGGSRPGPAVLDDAVLRELERLSPLAPLHQPLSVDVARVVRGLLPGTPVVGCFDTSFHTGLPAAAARYPLPRAWTSQNRLRRYGFHGLSCRHALRRAAELLDRAEDELRLVVAHIGAGVSVTAIRGGASVDTSMGFTALEGAAMATRSGSVDPGLLLHVLETGEVTVPQLAHVLHRESGLAGMTGTSGDLRDVLAARDAGDHNAREALEVYVHRLRREIGAAAMSLDRLDAVVFTGGVAEHQPGVVGEILAGCGVLGLRAALPGGNGDRVVRPGDGPAVLVVTAREDLELCRGALSLVGARSG, from the coding sequence ATGCGGGTGCTGACGCTCAACCCGGGGTCGTCGTCGCTCAAGGCCGCCCTGCACGACGGCGACGTGGTGGACACGCGCACGTGGCAGGCGGCGGACGCCCGCACAGACGAGCGGGCCGTGTCCGAGGCGCTGGCGGAGTGGGGGCCGCCCGGCTGCGTGGCGGTCCGGTTCGTGCACGGCGGGTCCCGGCCGGGACCCGCCGTGCTCGACGACGCGGTGCTGCGCGAGCTGGAGCGGCTGAGCCCGCTGGCGCCGCTGCACCAGCCGCTGTCGGTCGACGTCGCCCGTGTGGTGCGCGGGCTGCTGCCGGGCACGCCGGTGGTCGGCTGCTTCGACACGTCCTTCCACACCGGACTGCCCGCGGCCGCCGCGCGCTACCCGCTGCCGCGGGCGTGGACGAGTCAGAACCGGTTGCGCCGCTACGGTTTCCACGGGCTGTCGTGCCGACACGCGCTGCGCCGGGCCGCGGAACTGCTCGACCGCGCCGAAGACGAGCTACGGCTGGTGGTCGCGCACATCGGGGCCGGCGTGTCGGTCACCGCGATCCGCGGTGGCGCGAGCGTGGACACCTCGATGGGGTTCACGGCCCTGGAGGGCGCGGCGATGGCGACCCGGTCCGGGTCGGTGGATCCCGGGTTGCTGCTGCACGTGCTGGAAACCGGCGAGGTCACCGTGCCGCAGCTGGCGCACGTGCTCCACCGGGAGTCCGGGCTGGCCGGGATGACCGGCACGTCGGGCGACCTGCGGGACGTGCTCGCGGCGCGGGACGCGGGGGACCACAACGCCCGCGAGGCCCTGGAGGTGTACGTGCACCGGCTACGGCGGGAGATCGGCGCGGCGGCGATGAGCCTGGACCGCCTCGACGCGGTCGTGTTCACCGGTGGCGTGGCCGAACACCAGCCCGGCGTGGTCGGGGAGATCCTCGCCGGCTGCGGGGTCCTCGGCCTGCGTGCCGCCCTTCCCGGGGGAAACGGAGACCGGGTGGTGAGGCCCGGCGACGGCCCGGCGGTGCTGGTGGTGACGGCGCGCGAGGACCTGGAACTGTGCCGCGGCGCGCTGTCGCTGGTGGGTGCTCGGTCCGGGTAG
- a CDS encoding Acg family FMN-binding oxidoreductase: protein MTAPMADGFARALAAAVKAPSPHNTQPWRFEVRGSRIDVLLDPERVLPVSDPGARQARLACGAAAFNLVTTLRGEGRRVSVRFLPGPRRLVTVEVLGRHEPTEAERRLAAAVHARHTNRRPFQDRPVPERARSALVAAARDGGADLHLLDRGARYDAVAALVRRAERLQETDERYLGETRRWTGRPRGETSGVPAAAAGPPASPAPALALREFAGSQDLPAREYEQQPLLGVVTTRHPGQDTRAGFAVERVLLTATVHGLSASFLSQPFEVPGPRAELAALFRREGEPHTLLRLGFGFTTPGAPRRPADEVTTVVGESGRAEGLHG, encoded by the coding sequence GTGACCGCGCCGATGGCTGACGGGTTCGCCCGCGCGCTGGCCGCCGCGGTGAAAGCGCCTTCGCCGCACAACACGCAGCCGTGGCGGTTCGAGGTCCGCGGGTCCCGCATCGACGTCCTGCTCGATCCCGAGCGGGTGCTCCCGGTGAGCGATCCCGGCGCGCGGCAGGCCAGGCTCGCCTGCGGCGCGGCCGCGTTCAACCTGGTGACCACCCTGCGCGGCGAGGGGCGCCGGGTGTCGGTGCGGTTCCTGCCAGGGCCGCGGCGGCTGGTCACCGTGGAGGTGCTGGGCAGGCACGAGCCCACCGAGGCGGAGCGCCGCCTGGCGGCCGCCGTGCACGCGCGTCACACCAACCGCAGGCCGTTCCAGGACCGGCCGGTGCCCGAGCGCGCCCGCTCGGCTCTGGTCGCCGCGGCCCGGGACGGCGGGGCGGACCTGCACCTGCTCGACCGCGGCGCCCGGTACGACGCCGTCGCCGCGCTGGTGCGGCGCGCGGAACGCCTGCAGGAGACCGACGAGCGCTACCTCGGCGAGACCCGCCGGTGGACCGGACGTCCCCGCGGCGAGACCTCCGGCGTGCCGGCGGCCGCGGCGGGACCGCCGGCCAGCCCGGCGCCTGCGCTGGCGCTGCGCGAGTTCGCGGGCAGCCAGGACCTGCCGGCGCGGGAGTACGAGCAGCAGCCCCTGCTCGGGGTCGTGACCACCCGCCACCCGGGGCAGGACACCAGGGCCGGGTTCGCGGTCGAGCGGGTCCTGCTCACGGCGACCGTGCACGGGCTGAGCGCCTCGTTTCTGTCCCAGCCGTTCGAGGTGCCCGGTCCGCGCGCCGAGCTGGCCGCGCTGTTCCGGCGCGAGGGCGAGCCGCACACGTTGCTGCGCCTGGGTTTCGGCTTCACCACGCCGGGCGCGCCGCGGCGGCCCGCGGACGAGGTGACCACGGTGGTCGGCGAGTCCGGAAGGGCCGAAGGGCTCCACGGGTGA
- a CDS encoding flavodoxin domain-containing protein: MRALVVYESMFGSTEEVARSVAKGLSGRMHVDVINVDDAPDEVTGVDLVVAGGPTHVHGLTGKRSRDAAAQQAGEQPLHSRKRGLREWLEGLATASPGTQAVTFDTRIEKPAWLTGSAARAAAKRLRRKGYRVSAAPESFFVTGKEAGDLHPGELERARMWGESLGDRADG, encoded by the coding sequence ATGCGAGCACTGGTCGTCTACGAGTCGATGTTCGGCAGCACCGAGGAGGTCGCGCGGTCCGTCGCGAAAGGACTGTCCGGCCGGATGCACGTGGACGTGATCAACGTCGACGACGCCCCCGACGAGGTGACGGGTGTCGACCTGGTCGTGGCGGGCGGCCCGACCCACGTGCACGGGCTCACCGGCAAGCGGTCCCGCGACGCGGCCGCGCAGCAGGCGGGGGAGCAGCCCCTGCACTCGCGCAAGCGCGGGCTGCGGGAGTGGCTGGAGGGACTGGCCACCGCGTCGCCGGGGACGCAGGCCGTCACCTTCGACACGCGGATCGAAAAACCGGCGTGGCTCACCGGATCCGCCGCCCGCGCGGCGGCGAAGCGCCTGCGCCGCAAGGGTTACCGGGTGAGCGCGGCCCCGGAGAGCTTCTTCGTGACCGGCAAGGAGGCCGGTGACCTGCACCCGGGCGAGCTCGAGCGCGCCCGCATGTGGGGGGAGTCCCTCGGTGACCGCGCCGATGGCTGA
- the ppk2 gene encoding polyphosphate kinase 2: MSLRKDAYRRELVRLQGELVKIQEWVRAERRRLVVIFEGRDGAGKGSTVKRVTEYLNPRVARIVALPRPDERERGEWYFQRYVAQLPAAGEIVLMDRSWYNRAGVERVMGFCTTPQYQLFLRQCPIFERMLVEDGVLLRKYWFSVSQDEQERRIRARLDDPMRRWKLSPVDLDSLTRWDDYSRAKDDMLVHTDIAEAPWHLVDSDDKRAARINMIHHLVTSIPYTEVPPPALEVPPRPASNYVRPAANPGSQVPDHASTL; this comes from the coding sequence GTGAGCCTGCGCAAGGACGCCTACCGGCGCGAGCTGGTGCGGCTGCAGGGCGAACTGGTGAAGATCCAGGAGTGGGTCCGCGCCGAGCGCAGGCGGCTCGTGGTGATCTTCGAGGGCCGGGACGGCGCGGGCAAGGGCAGCACCGTCAAGCGGGTCACCGAGTACCTCAACCCGCGGGTGGCGCGCATCGTCGCCCTGCCCCGGCCGGACGAGCGGGAACGCGGCGAGTGGTACTTCCAGCGCTACGTCGCGCAGCTGCCCGCCGCCGGGGAGATCGTGCTGATGGACCGCAGCTGGTACAACCGCGCCGGCGTGGAACGGGTCATGGGGTTCTGCACGACGCCGCAGTACCAGCTGTTCCTGCGGCAGTGCCCGATCTTCGAGCGGATGCTCGTCGAGGACGGCGTGCTGCTGCGCAAGTACTGGTTCTCGGTGAGCCAGGACGAACAGGAGCGCCGAATCCGCGCCCGGCTGGACGACCCGATGCGCCGGTGGAAGCTGTCCCCGGTGGACCTGGACTCGCTGACCCGGTGGGACGACTACTCGCGCGCCAAGGACGACATGCTGGTGCACACCGACATCGCGGAAGCGCCGTGGCACCTGGTGGACAGCGACGACAAGCGCGCGGCCCGGATCAACATGATCCACCACCTCGTCACCAGCATCCCGTACACGGAGGTGCCGCCGCCCGCGCTGGAGGTCCCGCCGCGGCCGGCGTCGAACTACGTGCGGCCCGCGGCGAACCCGGGCAGCCAGGTCCCGGACCACGCGAGCACGCTGTGA
- a CDS encoding universal stress protein, translating to MSGEVVAGVSTSPASWCAARWAADLAASRHLPLRLVHAGDADLDVRLADGTALPVERLPGPPADTLLALSAAAAFLVLGPSARARTADRHLRSPALALATRSACPVVVVRGRAAPSGPVVAGVDGSGAADRAIAVAFQEAAHRGVPLIALHTRSDAEYVTAPGDRLRLEWERAAGDEHRTIAERLAGWQERYPDVVLHRIVRRDRPRHHLLELSRRAQLVVVGSRGRGGVGGLVLGSTGRALAQRAGCPVVVVPPGGS from the coding sequence GTGAGCGGTGAGGTGGTCGCGGGCGTCAGCACCTCGCCCGCGTCGTGGTGCGCCGCGCGGTGGGCCGCGGATCTGGCGGCGAGCCGCCACCTCCCGCTGCGCCTCGTGCACGCCGGCGACGCGGACCTGGACGTGCGACTGGCCGACGGCACCGCGCTCCCGGTGGAGCGGCTTCCCGGACCACCGGCCGACACACTGCTCGCGTTGTCCGCGGCCGCCGCGTTCCTGGTGCTCGGACCCTCGGCGCGGGCCCGCACGGCCGACCGGCACCTGCGGTCGCCGGCGCTGGCACTCGCCACCCGCAGTGCCTGCCCGGTGGTCGTGGTGCGGGGCCGTGCGGCGCCGTCCGGCCCGGTGGTCGCCGGGGTCGACGGGTCCGGGGCGGCCGACCGGGCGATCGCGGTGGCGTTCCAGGAGGCCGCGCACCGGGGCGTGCCGCTCATCGCGCTGCACACCCGCAGCGACGCGGAGTACGTGACCGCCCCGGGGGACCGGCTTCGCCTGGAGTGGGAGCGCGCCGCGGGCGACGAGCACCGCACGATCGCCGAGCGGCTGGCCGGCTGGCAGGAGCGGTACCCCGACGTGGTCCTGCACCGGATCGTGCGGCGGGACCGGCCGCGGCACCACCTCCTGGAGCTCAGCCGGCGGGCGCAGCTGGTGGTGGTGGGCAGCCGGGGCCGCGGCGGGGTGGGCGGCCTGGTGCTCGGTTCGACCGGGCGGGCGCTGGCGCAGCGGGCGGGCTGCCCGGTCGTCGTCGTGCCGCCGGGCGGGTCCTGA